A genomic region of Xanthomonas campestris pv. phormiicola contains the following coding sequences:
- a CDS encoding helix-turn-helix transcriptional regulator, whose product MPVTASPAAAPAEPPLSQKLRDYRGEGMPIDRCPVRDVLAQIGDKWSTLLLLLLAERAHRFGELRRAVPDISQRMLTQTLRDLQREGLVARAVLPLVPPGVEYRLTALGQSLAAPLAQLVQWAEANHAAVRAARAAFASALPAATAMASDNRHRA is encoded by the coding sequence GTGCCCGTCACCGCGTCGCCTGCCGCCGCCCCCGCCGAGCCGCCGCTGAGCCAGAAGCTGCGTGACTACCGCGGCGAGGGCATGCCGATCGACCGCTGCCCGGTACGCGACGTGCTGGCGCAGATCGGCGACAAGTGGAGCACGTTGTTGTTGCTGCTGCTGGCCGAGCGCGCGCACCGGTTCGGCGAATTGCGCCGCGCGGTGCCGGACATTTCGCAGCGCATGCTGACCCAGACCCTGCGCGACCTGCAGCGCGAAGGCCTGGTCGCGCGCGCGGTGTTGCCGCTGGTGCCGCCGGGCGTGGAGTACCGGCTGACCGCGTTGGGGCAGTCGTTGGCCGCACCGCTGGCGCAGCTGGTGCAATGGGCCGAGGCCAACCACGCCGCGGTGCGCGCGGCGCGTGCCGCGTTCGCAAGCGCGCTGCCGGCTGCGACGGCCATGGCCAGCGACAACCGCCACCGCGCGTAG
- a CDS encoding amidohydrolase, which translates to MAEPHASDAAPELILYHGRFTTLDRARPSATAVAIQDGRFLQVGSDEEILPLAGAHTRRIDLHGRCVLPGLIDNHLHLIRGGLNYNLELRWDGVRSLADAMDMLRRQVAITPAPQWVRVVGGFSEHQFAEKRLPTIAELNAVAPDTPVFLLHLYDRALLNGAALRAVGYGKDTPAPPGGEIVRDAAGNPSGLLLAKPNASLLYATLAKGPKLPYDYQVNSTRQFMRELNRLGVTGAIDAGGGFQNYPDDYKVIQQLADAGQLTIRLAYNLFTQKPQQEKQDFLHWTASSRYQQGDDYFRHNGAGEMLVFSAADFEDFRQPRPDMPPQMETELEDVVRILAQNRWPWRLHATYDETISRALDVFERVDREIPLQGLHWFFDHAETISEKSIDRIAALGGGIAVQHRMAYQGEYFVERYGIGAAQATPPVKRMLEKGVKVSAGTDATRVASYNPWVSLAWLVTGRTVGGLRLYPQRNCVDRETALRMWTEHVTWFSNEEGKKGRIQAGQFADLVVPDRDYFGCAESDIADTTALLTMVGGKVVWARGAFAEHDEAPPPPALPDWSPARSFRGYGAWGEAPPAALSQRIAASCGCAHDCTIHGHQHATAWSSQLPIADLKSFWGALGCACWAV; encoded by the coding sequence ATGGCTGAGCCGCATGCATCCGATGCCGCGCCGGAGTTGATCCTCTACCACGGCCGCTTCACCACCCTGGACCGCGCGCGTCCCAGCGCCACGGCGGTGGCGATCCAGGACGGGCGCTTCCTGCAGGTCGGCAGCGACGAGGAGATCCTGCCGCTGGCCGGCGCGCACACCCGGCGCATCGACCTGCATGGCCGCTGCGTGCTGCCGGGTTTGATCGACAACCACCTGCACCTGATCCGCGGCGGCCTCAACTACAACCTGGAACTGCGCTGGGACGGCGTGCGCAGCCTGGCCGACGCGATGGACATGCTGCGCCGGCAAGTGGCGATCACGCCGGCGCCGCAATGGGTGCGCGTGGTCGGCGGCTTCAGCGAGCACCAGTTCGCCGAGAAGCGCTTGCCGACCATCGCCGAACTCAATGCGGTGGCGCCGGACACGCCGGTGTTCCTGCTGCACCTGTACGACCGCGCGCTGCTCAACGGTGCCGCGCTGCGCGCGGTGGGCTACGGCAAGGACACGCCGGCGCCGCCGGGCGGGGAGATCGTGCGCGACGCCGCGGGCAACCCGAGCGGATTGCTGCTGGCCAAGCCGAACGCCTCGCTCCTGTACGCGACGCTGGCCAAGGGCCCGAAGCTGCCCTACGACTACCAGGTCAATTCGACCCGCCAGTTCATGCGCGAACTGAACCGGCTCGGCGTCACCGGCGCGATCGATGCCGGCGGCGGTTTCCAGAACTATCCGGACGACTACAAGGTGATCCAGCAACTGGCCGATGCCGGCCAGCTGACCATCCGCCTGGCCTACAACCTGTTCACCCAGAAGCCGCAGCAGGAAAAGCAGGACTTCCTCCACTGGACCGCCAGCTCGCGCTACCAGCAGGGCGACGACTACTTCCGCCACAACGGCGCCGGCGAGATGCTGGTGTTCTCCGCCGCCGACTTCGAGGACTTCCGCCAGCCGCGGCCGGACATGCCGCCGCAGATGGAAACCGAACTGGAAGACGTGGTGCGGATCCTGGCGCAGAACCGCTGGCCGTGGCGCCTGCATGCCACCTACGACGAGACCATCAGCCGCGCGCTGGACGTGTTCGAACGCGTGGACCGGGAGATCCCGCTGCAGGGGCTGCACTGGTTCTTCGACCACGCCGAGACCATTTCCGAGAAATCCATCGACCGCATCGCCGCGCTCGGCGGCGGCATCGCGGTGCAGCACCGCATGGCCTACCAGGGCGAGTATTTCGTCGAGCGCTACGGCATCGGCGCGGCGCAGGCCACGCCGCCGGTCAAGCGCATGCTGGAGAAAGGGGTCAAGGTCTCGGCCGGCACCGACGCCACCCGCGTCGCCTCGTACAACCCGTGGGTGTCGCTGGCGTGGCTGGTGACCGGGCGCACCGTCGGCGGCCTGCGCCTGTATCCGCAGCGCAATTGCGTGGATCGCGAGACCGCGTTGCGGATGTGGACCGAGCACGTCACCTGGTTCAGCAACGAGGAAGGCAAGAAGGGCCGCATCCAGGCCGGCCAGTTCGCCGACCTGGTGGTGCCGGACCGCGATTACTTCGGCTGCGCCGAAAGCGACATCGCCGACACCACTGCGTTGCTGACCATGGTCGGCGGCAAGGTGGTGTGGGCCCGCGGTGCGTTCGCCGAACACGACGAAGCGCCGCCGCCGCCGGCGCTGCCGGACTGGTCGCCGGCGCGCAGCTTCCGCGGCTACGGCGCCTGGGGCGAGGCGCCGCCGGCCGCACTGTCGCAACGGATCGCGGCCAGTTGCGGCTGCGCCCACGACTGCACGATCCATGGGCACCAGCACGCCACCGCATGGAGCAGCCAGCTGCCGATCGCCGACCTGAAGAGCTTCTGGGGCGCGCTGGGTTGCGCGTGCTGGGCGGTATGA
- a CDS encoding DoxX family protein, with product MHDTTDALGTRLTPAWLRWLALLGLCAAYLQGGLVKAFAFDGAVAEMVHFGMAPAAPLAAAVIVLELGASLLILSGAYRWLGALALGGFTLVAACVANRYWEMSGMQRFAAMNAFYEHLGLAGGFVLIAWDDLRERAHG from the coding sequence ATGCATGACACGACCGACGCGCTCGGCACGCGCCTGACACCGGCATGGCTGCGCTGGCTGGCGCTGCTCGGCCTGTGCGCGGCCTATCTGCAGGGCGGGTTGGTCAAGGCCTTCGCCTTCGACGGCGCGGTCGCGGAGATGGTGCATTTCGGCATGGCGCCGGCCGCGCCGCTGGCGGCGGCGGTGATCGTGCTGGAACTGGGCGCGTCGCTGCTGATCCTGAGCGGCGCGTATCGTTGGCTGGGCGCGCTGGCGCTGGGCGGATTCACCCTGGTGGCCGCGTGCGTGGCCAACCGTTACTGGGAGATGAGCGGCATGCAACGCTTCGCGGCGATGAACGCGTTCTACGAACACCTGGGCCTGGCCGGCGGCTTCGTGCTGATCGCCTGGGACGACCTGCGCGAGCGCGCGCATGGCTGA
- a CDS encoding glyoxalase, which translates to MRTKIVAALLSSSLLALSAFAAMAAHTAATPPVAVAPQYDTTHVYVAPAEVDRFVASFLATFGGTSTRQVVATVTPTPSSTTSQLLQTPVGTVSLFGFTTPIPHPFGAERNGLLVRDLDRAVAAARAAGADVLVAPFPDPIGRDAVVQWPGGVNTQLYWHTTAPSYAAFRTLPENRVYLSPDRADAFVRSFLAFSHGKLVDDARQAPGQEIGRPGEHYRRIRLLSDFGKTTVAVSDGHLPYPYGRDTTGYEVEDLQQTLDKAKAAGVQVLVAPFAAQDRRSAVVEFPGGYVAEIHSPLAR; encoded by the coding sequence ATGCGCACGAAAATCGTCGCCGCCCTGCTGTCGTCGAGCCTGCTGGCGCTCAGCGCGTTCGCCGCGATGGCCGCGCACACCGCCGCCACGCCGCCGGTCGCGGTCGCCCCGCAGTACGACACCACCCATGTGTACGTGGCGCCGGCCGAGGTGGACCGCTTCGTCGCCAGCTTCCTGGCCACCTTCGGCGGCACCAGTACGCGCCAGGTGGTGGCGACGGTGACGCCGACCCCGAGCAGCACCACCTCGCAGCTGTTGCAGACCCCGGTCGGCACGGTGTCGCTGTTCGGCTTCACCACGCCGATCCCGCATCCGTTCGGCGCCGAGCGCAACGGCCTGCTGGTGCGCGACCTGGACCGGGCCGTGGCCGCGGCGCGCGCCGCCGGCGCCGACGTGCTGGTCGCGCCGTTCCCCGATCCGATCGGCCGCGATGCGGTGGTGCAGTGGCCGGGCGGGGTCAACACGCAGTTGTACTGGCATACCACCGCGCCGTCGTACGCGGCGTTCCGCACGCTGCCGGAGAACCGCGTGTACCTGTCGCCGGACCGCGCCGACGCCTTCGTGCGCAGCTTCCTCGCCTTCTCCCACGGCAAGCTGGTGGACGATGCGCGGCAGGCGCCGGGACAGGAGATCGGCCGCCCCGGCGAACACTACCGGCGCATCCGCCTGCTCTCGGATTTCGGCAAGACCACGGTGGCGGTCAGCGATGGCCACCTGCCGTATCCGTACGGCCGCGACACCACCGGTTACGAAGTCGAGGACCTGCAGCAGACCCTGGACAAGGCCAAGGCGGCCGGCGTGCAGGTGCTGGTGGCACCGTTCGCCGCGCAGGACCGGCGCAGTGCGGTGGTGGAGTTCCCGGGCGGCTACGTCGCCGAGATCCACAGCCCGCTGGCGCGCTGA
- a CDS encoding XapX domain-containing protein, which produces MKTYLVSLGLGLLVGVIYALFKVRSPAPPVIALIGLLGILLGEQLPSLVQRLLRSDANPTAWFHHQVKPHVFGELPQRTQAPAEPAAGERRDG; this is translated from the coding sequence ATGAAGACCTATCTGGTATCGCTGGGCCTGGGCCTGCTGGTCGGGGTGATCTATGCGCTGTTCAAGGTGCGTTCGCCGGCGCCGCCGGTGATCGCGCTGATCGGATTGCTCGGCATCCTGCTCGGCGAGCAGCTGCCGTCGCTGGTGCAGCGGCTGTTGCGCAGCGACGCCAACCCGACCGCGTGGTTCCATCACCAGGTCAAGCCGCACGTGTTCGGCGAACTGCCGCAGCGCACGCAAGCGCCGGCCGAGCCGGCAGCGGGAGAGCGCCGCGATGGCTGA
- a CDS encoding MFS transporter, with the protein MAESSAPAPATGSFAPLRHRVFAVLWAATVLGNVGSFMRDVASSWLVTDLSSNPAAVALMQTAATLPVFLLAIPAGVLSDILDRRRFLICVQLLLACVSGSLLLLSKTGALTVEYLVALTFVGGIGSALMGPTWQAIVPELVPRADLKNAVALNSLGINIARALGPAGGGLLLASLGAAAAYASDVLSYVFVVAALLWWPRAKAVDSGLSEQFFGAFRAGLRYARASRELHVVLLRAAVFFVFASSVWALLPLVARRMLGGSAGFYGVLLGAVGVGAILGAIVLPQLRKRLDADGLVLLAAVLTAAVMAALATTPSQTVAVLLLLVLGVGWIVALTTLNGVAQAVLPNWVRGRGLAVYLTVFNGAMAGGSLGWGLVAAQLGIAATLLLGAGALLLVALAFHRLRLPKGEADLQPSNHWPEPLLNAPVAHDRGPVMVQIEYRVRVADRAAFLHALRELSRERRRDGAYAWGITEHSAEPERVMEWFLVESWAEHLRQHQRVSHADADLQDAALRYHIGPERPAVHHFLALDLQQASPPSVAGRGS; encoded by the coding sequence ATGGCTGAGTCCAGCGCACCCGCACCGGCGACCGGCAGCTTCGCCCCGCTGCGGCATCGCGTGTTCGCGGTGCTGTGGGCGGCCACCGTGCTCGGCAACGTCGGCAGCTTCATGCGCGACGTCGCCAGTTCCTGGCTGGTCACCGACCTGTCCAGCAATCCGGCCGCGGTGGCGCTGATGCAGACCGCGGCGACGCTGCCGGTGTTCCTGCTGGCGATCCCGGCCGGCGTGTTGTCGGACATCCTCGACCGGCGCCGCTTCCTGATCTGCGTGCAGCTGCTGCTGGCCTGCGTGAGTGGCAGCCTGTTGCTGCTGTCCAAGACCGGCGCGCTCACCGTGGAATACCTGGTCGCGCTGACCTTCGTTGGCGGCATCGGCAGCGCGCTGATGGGGCCGACCTGGCAGGCGATCGTGCCGGAGCTGGTGCCGCGCGCGGACCTGAAGAACGCGGTGGCGCTGAACTCGCTGGGCATCAACATCGCGCGCGCACTGGGTCCGGCCGGCGGCGGCCTGCTGCTGGCCAGCCTGGGGGCGGCCGCCGCCTACGCCAGCGACGTGCTCAGCTACGTGTTCGTGGTCGCCGCGCTGCTGTGGTGGCCACGGGCAAAGGCGGTCGACAGCGGCCTGTCCGAGCAGTTCTTCGGCGCCTTCCGCGCCGGCCTGCGCTATGCCCGCGCCAGCCGCGAGCTGCACGTGGTGCTGCTGCGCGCGGCGGTGTTCTTCGTGTTCGCCAGCTCGGTGTGGGCGCTGCTGCCGCTGGTGGCGCGGCGCATGCTCGGCGGCAGCGCCGGGTTCTACGGCGTGCTGCTCGGCGCGGTCGGCGTGGGCGCGATCCTCGGCGCGATCGTGCTGCCGCAGCTGCGCAAGCGCCTGGACGCCGATGGCCTGGTGCTGCTGGCCGCGGTGCTGACCGCGGCGGTGATGGCAGCGCTGGCGACCACGCCGTCGCAGACCGTCGCGGTGCTGTTGTTGCTGGTGCTCGGGGTCGGCTGGATCGTGGCGCTGACCACGCTCAACGGGGTGGCGCAGGCGGTGCTGCCGAACTGGGTGCGCGGCCGCGGCCTGGCGGTGTACCTGACCGTGTTCAACGGCGCGATGGCCGGCGGCAGCCTGGGCTGGGGCCTGGTCGCCGCGCAGCTCGGCATCGCCGCCACGCTGCTGCTCGGCGCCGGCGCGCTGCTGCTGGTCGCGCTGGCGTTCCACCGCCTGCGCCTGCCCAAGGGCGAGGCCGACCTGCAGCCGTCCAACCACTGGCCCGAGCCCTTGCTCAACGCACCGGTGGCGCACGACCGCGGCCCGGTCATGGTGCAGATCGAATACCGCGTGCGCGTCGCCGACCGCGCGGCGTTCCTGCATGCCTTGCGCGAGCTGTCGCGCGAGCGCCGCCGCGACGGCGCCTACGCCTGGGGCATCACCGAGCACAGCGCCGAGCCGGAACGGGTGATGGAGTGGTTCCTGGTCGAATCCTGGGCCGAACACCTGCGCCAGCACCAGCGCGTCTCGCATGCCGACGCCGACCTGCAGGACGCCGCGCTGCGCTACCACATCGGACCGGAGCGGCCGGCGGTGCACCATTTCCTGGCGCTGGACCTGCAGCAGGCGTCGCCGCCCAGTGTCGCCGGGCGCGGCAGCTAA
- a CDS encoding alginate export family protein yields the protein MRHGALLALAGTIAIAAPASAEAQALQPPAPATRPLPSTNRWQEDWSALADTALRQAPLDRLKYLPLDANDPQRYLSLGANLRERFESNDAPGLGTGDAADAYLLQRLQLHADLRLGSGWQAFAQLEDVRAYAKRVHSGADQNRLDLRLGFVAYQRAFANGTFKARVGRQDFAFDLQRFVSSRDGPNVRQSFDAVWADWETARWRVLGFLSQPVQYADARAFDDSSSRRVRFGTLRAERKVFGDNELSAYYALYARDQAHYLDGSGRERRHVVDLRFAGAAGGVDWDLETMAQRGSVGQQAIRAWAFGARSGYTLRGCAVRPRLGLQLDAASGDAHAGDGRVGTFNPLFPNGYYFALAGYTGYSNLVHLKPSLQWQAAPALTATLGVGLLWRQTTADAVYLQPNLPVAGSAGHGGRWTGRYTQLRLQRPLSPQLTAALEAVRYDVGSALRQAGARDSDYVGVELRWAW from the coding sequence ATGCGGCACGGCGCATTGCTGGCGCTGGCCGGCACGATCGCGATCGCGGCGCCGGCCAGCGCCGAAGCGCAAGCGCTGCAGCCGCCCGCGCCGGCGACGCGGCCGCTGCCGAGCACCAATCGCTGGCAGGAAGACTGGTCGGCGCTGGCCGATACGGCCTTGCGGCAGGCACCACTGGATCGGCTGAAGTATCTGCCGCTGGACGCGAACGATCCGCAGCGCTACCTGTCGCTGGGCGCCAATCTGCGCGAGCGTTTCGAGTCCAACGATGCGCCCGGCCTGGGCACCGGCGACGCGGCCGATGCCTATCTGCTGCAGCGGCTGCAGCTGCACGCCGATCTGCGCCTGGGCAGCGGCTGGCAGGCGTTCGCGCAACTGGAGGATGTGCGCGCCTATGCCAAGCGCGTGCATTCCGGCGCCGACCAGAACCGGCTCGACCTGCGCCTGGGCTTCGTCGCCTACCAGCGTGCGTTCGCCAATGGCACCTTCAAGGCGCGCGTGGGCCGGCAGGATTTCGCCTTCGACCTGCAGCGCTTCGTGTCCTCGCGCGACGGCCCCAACGTGCGCCAGTCGTTCGACGCGGTGTGGGCCGATTGGGAGACCGCACGCTGGCGCGTGCTCGGTTTCCTCAGCCAGCCGGTGCAGTACGCCGACGCGCGCGCCTTCGACGACAGCTCCAGCCGCCGCGTGCGCTTCGGCACGCTGCGCGCCGAGCGCAAGGTGTTCGGCGACAACGAACTGTCGGCCTACTACGCGCTGTACGCACGCGACCAGGCGCATTACCTGGATGGCAGTGGCCGCGAGCGCCGCCACGTGGTCGATCTGCGTTTCGCCGGCGCCGCCGGCGGCGTGGATTGGGACCTGGAAACGATGGCGCAGCGCGGCAGCGTCGGCCAGCAGGCGATCCGCGCCTGGGCGTTCGGCGCGCGCAGCGGCTACACGCTGCGCGGGTGCGCCGTGCGGCCGCGGCTGGGACTGCAACTGGATGCCGCCTCCGGCGACGCGCATGCCGGCGACGGCCGCGTGGGCACGTTCAATCCGCTGTTCCCGAACGGCTACTACTTCGCGCTCGCCGGCTACACCGGCTACAGCAATCTCGTGCACCTGAAGCCGTCGCTGCAGTGGCAGGCCGCGCCGGCGTTGACCGCCACGCTGGGGGTGGGATTGCTGTGGCGGCAGACCACCGCCGATGCGGTCTACCTGCAACCCAATCTGCCGGTGGCCGGCAGCGCCGGCCATGGCGGGCGCTGGACCGGCCGCTACACCCAGCTGCGGCTGCAGCGTCCGCTGTCGCCGCAGCTCACCGCGGCGCTGGAAGCGGTGCGCTATGACGTCGGCAGCGCGCTGCGCCAGGCCGGCGCGCGCGACAGCGACTATGTCGGCGTGGAACTGCGCTGGGCCTGGTAG
- a CDS encoding isochorismatase family protein: MPLAALPVPGATLLTPGDHTLIMIDFQSQMAFATHSIDAGALRTNAALVANAAASFGVPTILTTVAEKSFSGPMFEEVVAPFPGQALLDRTSMNTWEDAAVIQRVNEIGKPRIVLAGLWTSVCIVGPALSALDQGFQVYVIADACGDVSAEAHNRAIERIVQAGGRPMTALQYLLELQRDWARTDSYASTTEVARKYGGAYGLGIVYARSMFGAHEG, encoded by the coding sequence ATGCCGCTCGCCGCTCTGCCCGTTCCGGGCGCCACCTTGCTCACGCCGGGCGACCACACCCTGATCATGATCGACTTCCAGTCGCAGATGGCCTTCGCCACGCACTCGATCGATGCAGGCGCGCTGCGCACCAACGCCGCCCTGGTGGCCAATGCCGCCGCCAGCTTCGGCGTGCCGACGATCCTGACCACGGTGGCGGAAAAGAGCTTCTCCGGGCCGATGTTCGAGGAAGTGGTGGCGCCGTTCCCGGGCCAGGCGCTGCTCGACCGCACCTCGATGAACACCTGGGAAGACGCCGCGGTGATCCAGCGGGTCAACGAGATCGGCAAGCCGCGGATCGTGCTGGCCGGGCTGTGGACCAGCGTGTGCATCGTCGGCCCGGCGCTGTCGGCGCTGGACCAGGGCTTCCAGGTGTACGTGATCGCCGATGCCTGCGGCGACGTGTCGGCCGAGGCGCACAACCGCGCGATCGAGCGCATCGTGCAGGCCGGCGGCCGGCCGATGACCGCGCTGCAATACCTGTTGGAGCTGCAGCGCGACTGGGCGCGCACCGACAGCTACGCCAGCACCACCGAGGTGGCACGCAAGTACGGCGGCGCCTACGGCCTGGGCATCGTCTATGCCCGCAGCATGTTCGGCGCCCACGAAGGCTGA